The Teredinibacter sp. KSP-S5-2 genome includes a window with the following:
- the gmk gene encoding guanylate kinase has translation MNNRQIGTLYTISAPSGAGKTSLVNALLESTNAIQVSVSHTTREKRPGEVDGVNYHFVDQETFLSMVGESAFLEHAQVFTNYYGTSKQWVQDTLLSGNDVILEIDWQGAAQVRKQLPETRSVFILPPSRQTLRERLTGRGQDGESVIEARMAEAKSEISHYVEGDYIIINDDFDQALMELRSVIYAERQTLAKQQVRHQALLESLLA, from the coding sequence ATGAACAACCGCCAAATCGGAACGCTATATACCATCTCAGCGCCTAGTGGCGCTGGTAAAACCAGCCTGGTCAACGCACTTTTGGAATCAACAAATGCGATTCAGGTGAGTGTATCGCACACCACCAGAGAAAAACGCCCCGGCGAAGTAGACGGAGTGAACTATCACTTTGTCGATCAGGAAACCTTTTTGAGCATGGTGGGGGAAAGCGCGTTTCTTGAACATGCTCAGGTGTTCACCAATTACTATGGCACCTCCAAACAGTGGGTACAGGACACTTTGTTATCGGGCAACGACGTTATATTGGAGATAGACTGGCAAGGTGCTGCACAGGTGCGCAAGCAGCTGCCAGAAACCCGAAGCGTATTTATACTGCCCCCATCACGCCAAACCTTAAGGGAACGACTGACTGGAAGAGGTCAGGATGGCGAATCGGTGATTGAAGCCCGAATGGCTGAAGCCAAGAGCGAGATATCGCACTATGTCGAAGGAGATTACATCATCATTAATGATGATTTCGACCAAGCGCTTATGGAACTGCGCTCAGTGATCTATGCCGAACGGCAAACCCTGGCCAAACAACAAGTCAGGCATCAGGCACTACTTGAAAGCTTATTGGCCTGA
- a CDS encoding bifunctional (p)ppGpp synthetase/guanosine-3',5'-bis(diphosphate) 3'-pyrophosphohydrolase, whose translation MLTIDTLSHRLSGYLEPSQVMSVKRAYYYAEQAHMGQFRRSGEPYITHPLAVANILASVRMDHQSLMAAMLHDVIEDTGIPKSAITDQFGQTVAEIVDGVSKLAKIDFESQAEKQAKNFQKMALAMTKDLRVIVVKLSDRLHNMRTLGALSADKKRRIAKETLEIYAPIAHRLGMNDWRIEFEDRSFAATHPLRANRLLASLQEVRGDRKAIVDKIKAAIQDRLDRQEIDGLVIGREKHLYSIYSKMRAKYKSFREIMDVFAFRIIVDNIDDCYRTLGAIHNLFKPRPGEFKDYIAIPKENGYQSLHTVVVGSQGVPIEVQIRTKEMDDFANSGIAAHWIYKTAVNEESESLEGHDGVQRWVQRLLEINKLTSSSTEFVENVKIDLFRDEVYVFTPKGSIIELPSGATPVDFAYAVHTDVGNTCVACRIDDRPAPLSQVLYSGQKVKIITSGNTQPNPNWLNFVATAKARTAIRHYLKNQRHIESIELGKRMLNRSLVNLDMNLEQITDQQFTHVFEETKVESLEELFECIGMGKIQAFTIAQILKPDAELNSRDSAPITIDSADSLMVSFARCCRPIPGDPIIGHLSKGKGVVVHAETCKNAMNLRNQGENIANVNWSLNVTGEFQTGVRIEVRSERGIIATLAARVAQTGTSIEGIQVEERDAEHSVITLTLSVTGRVHLAQVMRTIKTMSSVTKVHRSKK comes from the coding sequence ATGCTGACAATAGACACCTTGAGTCACCGCCTTTCCGGTTACCTGGAACCTTCCCAGGTAATGAGCGTTAAGCGTGCCTATTACTATGCAGAGCAAGCACACATGGGCCAGTTTCGGCGCAGTGGTGAACCCTATATTACGCACCCTCTTGCTGTGGCAAATATTCTCGCCAGCGTGCGCATGGATCATCAAAGCTTAATGGCCGCCATGCTTCATGATGTCATTGAAGATACCGGAATTCCAAAATCAGCCATCACCGATCAGTTTGGTCAGACCGTCGCAGAAATTGTGGACGGTGTCAGTAAGCTGGCCAAAATTGATTTTGAATCCCAAGCGGAAAAACAAGCCAAAAACTTCCAGAAAATGGCTTTGGCCATGACCAAAGACCTTCGAGTAATCGTGGTCAAACTGTCAGACAGATTACATAACATGCGTACATTGGGTGCGCTATCTGCGGATAAGAAACGCCGCATAGCAAAGGAAACATTGGAAATCTACGCCCCCATTGCTCACCGTCTGGGCATGAATGATTGGCGTATCGAATTCGAAGACAGAAGTTTTGCTGCCACTCACCCTTTGAGAGCCAATCGATTACTTGCATCGCTACAAGAAGTTCGCGGGGATCGAAAAGCGATTGTCGATAAAATTAAAGCGGCCATTCAGGATCGTTTGGATCGACAGGAAATTGATGGCTTGGTGATCGGTAGAGAGAAACACCTGTACAGTATCTACAGCAAAATGCGGGCAAAATACAAATCGTTCCGCGAAATCATGGATGTGTTTGCGTTTCGCATTATTGTCGACAATATCGACGATTGTTATCGCACTCTGGGTGCGATCCACAATCTGTTTAAACCCCGCCCCGGCGAATTTAAAGACTACATCGCTATCCCAAAAGAAAATGGCTACCAATCATTGCATACGGTGGTAGTTGGCTCACAAGGTGTGCCGATTGAAGTCCAAATTCGCACCAAGGAGATGGATGATTTTGCCAACAGCGGTATTGCCGCTCACTGGATATACAAAACCGCCGTAAACGAAGAAAGCGAATCACTCGAAGGCCACGATGGTGTGCAACGTTGGGTACAACGTCTACTGGAAATCAACAAGCTCACTTCAAGCTCAACGGAATTCGTTGAGAACGTAAAAATCGACCTGTTTCGTGATGAGGTGTACGTCTTCACCCCCAAAGGTTCCATTATCGAATTGCCTTCTGGCGCAACGCCCGTCGACTTTGCCTACGCAGTCCATACCGATGTAGGCAATACCTGTGTGGCCTGTCGTATTGATGACCGCCCGGCACCGCTCTCACAAGTTTTGTATAGCGGTCAAAAAGTTAAAATCATTACCTCTGGCAATACCCAACCCAACCCCAATTGGCTTAACTTTGTTGCCACAGCCAAAGCCAGAACCGCCATTCGCCACTATTTGAAAAACCAGCGTCATATCGAATCCATCGAACTTGGCAAACGTATGTTAAATCGCTCGCTGGTGAATCTGGATATGAATCTGGAGCAAATTACCGACCAACAATTCACCCATGTATTTGAAGAAACCAAAGTGGAATCTCTGGAAGAACTCTTCGAATGTATCGGTATGGGTAAGATCCAGGCGTTTACCATCGCACAGATATTAAAACCCGATGCCGAACTCAATAGCCGGGATTCCGCCCCCATTACCATTGACTCAGCAGACAGCCTGATGGTGAGCTTTGCTCGCTGCTGCCGTCCCATTCCCGGCGACCCCATTATTGGCCATTTGAGTAAGGGTAAAGGCGTTGTTGTTCACGCGGAAACCTGCAAAAACGCAATGAACCTGCGTAATCAGGGGGAAAACATCGCTAACGTCAACTGGTCACTGAATGTTACCGGGGAATTTCAGACTGGCGTCCGCATTGAAGTTCGATCAGAACGTGGCATTATCGCCACACTTGCCGCACGTGTTGCCCAAACCGGGACAAGCATCGAAGGCATTCAGGTCGAAGAACGGGATGCGGAACACAGTGTAATCACGCTCACCTTATCGGTAACTGGACGTGTTCACCTTGCCCAAGTGATGCGCACAATAAAAACCATGAGTTCAGTAACCAAAGTACACCGATCAAAAAAATAA
- the rpoZ gene encoding DNA-directed RNA polymerase subunit omega, translated as MARITVEDCLDHVDNRFELVMVGSKRARQLAVQGKDPLVDEENDKPTVIALREIEEGLVDASILNESDEEEILEEEINLADDSAPAMGNMIDPSQGPML; from the coding sequence ATGGCTCGAATTACCGTAGAAGATTGTCTTGATCACGTAGATAACCGTTTTGAATTGGTTATGGTGGGCAGTAAACGTGCTCGTCAACTTGCAGTGCAAGGCAAAGACCCTTTGGTAGATGAAGAAAATGATAAGCCAACTGTAATTGCCTTACGTGAAATCGAAGAAGGCTTGGTTGATGCCAGCATTTTGAACGAATCGGATGAAGAAGAAATTCTGGAAGAAGAAATCAATCTTGCTGACGATTCTGCACCAGCAATGGGTAACATGATCGACCCATCTCAAGGTCCAATGCTGTAA
- the recG gene encoding ATP-dependent DNA helicase RecG — protein MGGRLLKNIPVTALKGVGDSLAGTLKKLGITNVQDLLFHLPSKYLDRTRITPLGHLRLNTMAVVQGYVLTSQIKFGKRRSLECTIEDGSGTVRLRFFHFNNTQKARLEKGTLLRVFGEARMGATGIEFYHPEYEYIDPHKPPEVEETLTPVYGLTEGITQPRLRKIIMQGLELLQKHALEELLPPEINREFGVESLSHAIQFIHNPPPDTSVDYLLSGQHPCQKRLAFEELLAHFIVRQQLRQETQSHQAPEIQQSPEVIQQFLDSLPFTPTQAQQRVYGEILDDFRGGYPMLRMVQGDVGSGKTLVAALAALQAAASGYQVAIAAPTEILAEQHFKNFAAWLEPLNIRIGWLVGKLTAKKKRETYEAITRGEYQIIIGTHALFQDNVCFARLGLVIIDEQHRFGVNQRLSLQQKSLSREMPHQLVMTATPIPRTLAMTAYSELDYSIIDELPPGRTPINTLLVSQKRRPEIINRISAVCAEGRQVYWVCPLIEESETLSAANAEELAAMLKEALPNISQGLCHGRLRPAEKEAVMTAFKQGEVQLLVATTVIEVGVDVPNASLMIIENPERLGLAQLHQLRGRVGRGSAESHCVLLYGDKLSNDGRERLKVLRQSTDGFVISEKDLELRGPGELLGTRQTGNMEYRIADAQRDSAMLPLVHKVGKDLLTDNSISAEHLTNRWFGDARVYARV, from the coding sequence GTGGGTGGGCGGTTACTGAAAAATATTCCCGTTACTGCGCTGAAAGGCGTTGGGGACAGCCTGGCAGGAACCTTAAAAAAGCTGGGGATAACTAACGTCCAGGATTTACTATTCCATTTACCTAGCAAGTATCTGGATCGTACACGTATTACACCACTCGGCCATTTACGGCTGAACACCATGGCCGTCGTTCAGGGCTACGTGTTAACCAGTCAGATCAAATTTGGCAAACGGCGAAGCCTTGAATGCACCATTGAAGATGGCAGCGGTACTGTTCGGCTGCGCTTTTTCCACTTTAATAACACCCAAAAAGCCCGTCTGGAAAAAGGCACGCTTTTGCGCGTATTCGGCGAAGCCAGAATGGGGGCAACGGGCATCGAGTTCTACCACCCCGAATACGAATATATCGATCCGCACAAACCTCCTGAGGTTGAAGAGACCTTAACCCCCGTTTATGGCTTAACCGAAGGCATTACCCAGCCCCGATTACGAAAAATCATCATGCAGGGGCTCGAGCTTCTGCAAAAACACGCGCTGGAGGAACTGCTGCCCCCGGAGATCAATCGAGAATTCGGGGTTGAATCCCTTAGCCATGCAATCCAGTTCATTCATAACCCGCCGCCAGATACCAGCGTCGACTATCTGCTTTCAGGCCAGCATCCCTGTCAAAAGCGTTTAGCCTTTGAAGAATTACTCGCACACTTTATTGTTCGTCAGCAGTTACGGCAGGAAACTCAAAGCCATCAGGCACCAGAGATACAACAAAGCCCCGAAGTGATACAGCAGTTTCTCGATTCGCTTCCCTTTACCCCGACACAGGCACAACAAAGGGTATATGGCGAAATTCTGGATGACTTCCGTGGTGGCTATCCCATGCTCAGGATGGTTCAGGGGGATGTTGGCTCGGGGAAAACACTGGTTGCGGCACTTGCCGCGTTACAGGCCGCCGCCAGTGGCTATCAGGTTGCTATTGCCGCACCAACTGAAATATTGGCGGAACAGCACTTTAAAAATTTCGCAGCCTGGTTGGAACCGTTAAATATTCGTATTGGCTGGCTGGTGGGAAAGCTCACAGCCAAGAAAAAACGGGAAACCTACGAAGCCATTACACGCGGTGAATATCAGATTATCATTGGCACCCATGCCCTGTTTCAGGACAACGTCTGCTTTGCACGCCTGGGCCTGGTCATCATCGATGAGCAACATCGGTTTGGGGTAAACCAGCGCCTCAGCCTGCAACAAAAAAGTCTCTCCCGAGAAATGCCACATCAACTGGTCATGACTGCCACGCCTATCCCTCGGACGTTGGCCATGACCGCCTACTCGGAATTGGATTACTCGATTATCGATGAACTTCCTCCCGGCCGAACGCCCATTAATACACTTTTAGTCAGCCAGAAACGACGGCCGGAAATTATCAACCGGATTAGTGCCGTATGCGCAGAGGGGCGACAGGTTTACTGGGTTTGTCCATTGATTGAGGAATCCGAAACCTTGTCAGCGGCCAACGCCGAAGAGTTGGCGGCCATGCTCAAGGAAGCCTTGCCTAATATCTCCCAAGGACTCTGCCACGGACGACTGAGACCCGCGGAAAAAGAAGCCGTAATGACGGCATTTAAACAAGGCGAGGTTCAGTTGTTGGTAGCCACGACCGTCATCGAAGTCGGTGTAGATGTGCCCAATGCCAGTTTAATGATCATCGAAAATCCTGAGCGGCTGGGCCTGGCTCAGCTCCATCAATTGCGCGGTCGAGTCGGACGAGGCAGCGCAGAGAGCCATTGTGTTCTGCTCTATGGCGATAAGCTTTCTAATGATGGCCGCGAGCGGCTCAAAGTTCTTCGCCAGTCTACCGATGGTTTTGTTATTTCGGAAAAAGACCTGGAATTACGCGGCCCAGGCGAGCTCCTTGGTACCCGTCAAACCGGTAATATGGAATACCGCATTGCCGATGCGCAGCGAGATAGCGCTATGCTTCCTTTAGTTCACAAAGTAGGTAAAGACTTACTCACAGACAATTCCATATCTGCAGAACACCTTACCAATCGCTGGTTTGGTGATGCCAGAGTCTACGCCAGGGTGTAA
- a CDS encoding SDR family oxidoreductase, protein MSLKKVLFVGYGDIAQRAARRLTEQGFLVTGVARSDKKADSGVDIWRGSVRDQAILKRITAEHFSAAIITLTPDDRTESGYRDAYLANAKALVDAWRDTNTVPGLVIFVSSTAVYGQDEGEWVDELSPTEPENFRGEVMLEAEQAVLQLGYCACVVRFSGIYGPGRDFLLRQVKEGKGGSPAYTNRIHAEDCAGVLSHLVSCHMQGTRLESVYLASDSAPVSGEDVRKWLAEQLGIDLLSSADESRSLGKQCANKRLLETGYVFLYPSYKEGYASMIEN, encoded by the coding sequence ATGAGTCTAAAGAAAGTACTTTTTGTGGGTTATGGAGATATTGCCCAACGAGCAGCCAGGCGCTTAACTGAACAGGGCTTTTTGGTCACTGGTGTTGCGCGATCCGACAAAAAAGCGGACTCGGGAGTCGATATTTGGCGTGGTTCAGTTCGTGATCAAGCAATTCTAAAAAGAATAACCGCAGAGCATTTTTCTGCGGCCATTATTACGCTTACTCCAGACGATAGAACGGAATCCGGTTATCGTGATGCCTACTTGGCCAATGCCAAGGCGCTGGTTGATGCCTGGCGTGATACAAACACGGTACCCGGATTGGTGATTTTTGTTTCCAGTACCGCTGTATATGGACAAGATGAGGGAGAATGGGTTGATGAATTGAGCCCAACTGAGCCGGAAAATTTTCGTGGCGAAGTCATGCTTGAAGCCGAACAAGCGGTATTGCAGTTGGGTTATTGTGCATGTGTTGTGCGTTTTTCGGGAATTTATGGGCCAGGGCGAGACTTTTTACTGCGGCAAGTTAAAGAAGGGAAGGGAGGAAGTCCTGCTTATACCAACCGTATTCATGCGGAGGATTGTGCGGGTGTACTTAGTCACTTGGTTAGTTGCCACATGCAGGGGACCCGCCTTGAAAGCGTGTATCTCGCCAGCGACAGCGCTCCCGTATCTGGTGAAGACGTCCGTAAGTGGTTAGCAGAGCAACTTGGTATAGACTTGCTTAGCTCAGCAGATGAAAGTCGCAGTCTGGGAAAACAATGCGCCAATAAGAGGCTATTGGAAACCGGGTATGTGTTTTTGTATCCGTCGTATAAAGAAGGCTACGCCTCTATGATAGAAAACTGA
- a CDS encoding hydrogen peroxide-inducible genes activator — MTLTELRYIVTLAQEQHFGRAAERCHVSQPTLSIAVKKLEEELDTAIFERSKTRVYPTPLGQKIISQAQKVLEQASTIKDIANEGKNQLVSPLHIGAIFTIGPYLFPQLIPEIQQMAKDMPLYVEETYTATLRRRIRQGDLDAIVIALPFTEADIVTQPLYDEEFVVLMDKNHPLTQFTQLEPEQLTEYNVLLLGEGHCFRDQVLEACPNLKPSIDDPRGKIRTAAEGSSLETLKYMVASGLGITILPQSAAVGNHTTSLLETRPFKTPPTRTVALAWRASFPRLQAIDAVRTAITRCQLGQHS; from the coding sequence ATGACCTTAACTGAGCTACGTTACATAGTGACCCTAGCGCAAGAACAGCATTTTGGACGAGCTGCCGAACGATGTCATGTATCACAGCCCACTTTAAGTATCGCGGTAAAAAAACTGGAAGAAGAACTGGACACTGCAATATTTGAACGTTCCAAAACGCGTGTTTACCCCACACCACTCGGGCAAAAAATTATTTCTCAGGCACAGAAAGTTCTGGAGCAGGCATCCACCATTAAAGATATTGCCAACGAAGGTAAGAACCAGCTGGTTAGCCCATTGCACATTGGTGCGATCTTCACTATTGGCCCCTACCTCTTCCCACAATTGATTCCCGAAATTCAACAAATGGCGAAGGATATGCCTTTGTACGTGGAGGAAACCTACACCGCCACGTTACGCCGGCGTATTCGACAAGGTGACTTGGACGCAATTGTCATCGCCTTACCGTTTACCGAGGCCGATATTGTTACCCAGCCACTCTATGACGAAGAGTTTGTGGTGTTGATGGATAAGAACCATCCGTTAACACAATTTACGCAGCTAGAGCCTGAACAGCTTACCGAATACAACGTATTGTTACTTGGAGAAGGACATTGCTTCCGTGATCAAGTATTGGAAGCCTGCCCTAACCTGAAACCATCCATAGACGACCCCAGAGGGAAAATTCGCACCGCTGCAGAAGGCAGCTCGCTGGAAACACTTAAGTATATGGTAGCTTCCGGCCTTGGCATTACCATTTTGCCGCAGTCGGCTGCAGTAGGTAATCACACCACCAGCTTGCTGGAAACACGGCCATTCAAAACCCCACCAACCAGAACCGTTGCCCTGGCCTGGCGAGCCAGCTTTCCGCGCCTGCAGGCAATTGATGCCGTTCGTACGGCCATTACCCGCTGCCAACTTGGACAACATAGTTAA
- a CDS encoding RidA family protein — protein MTDKAVVHSDNAPAAIGTYSQAVKVDNTVYLSGQIPLVPETMTLVEGDFAAQAEQVFKNLSAVCEAAGGSLQDIVKLNIYLTDLSNFAIVNEVMDKYIKQPYPARAAIGINQLPKDSLIEADAIMVLKA, from the coding sequence ATGACTGACAAAGCAGTTGTCCACTCTGATAATGCACCGGCGGCAATCGGAACCTATTCCCAAGCTGTTAAGGTTGATAATACCGTCTATCTATCTGGACAAATTCCCTTGGTTCCCGAAACCATGACATTGGTGGAAGGTGATTTTGCCGCACAAGCGGAACAGGTATTTAAAAACTTAAGTGCCGTATGTGAAGCCGCTGGGGGCAGTTTACAAGACATCGTCAAACTTAATATTTACCTGACAGACTTGAGCAACTTTGCAATCGTTAACGAAGTGATGGATAAATATATTAAGCAACCTTACCCAGCACGTGCAGCGATTGGTATCAATCAGCTACCCAAAGATTCTCTTATCGAAGCTGATGCCATTATGGTGTTAAAAGCCTAA
- a CDS encoding HDOD domain-containing protein, giving the protein MLETQKVHYNITEMDLRNPKLPVTPNTGNSCVVRSILVEDAQGRAQVLIPSDTMLDLDSMYQQFARNFVAVPNSEVRPLINEHHLTAVPAIPRWQGMPTLVEASLLQRENLLLETGDQHSMLELDHNGFSSIIKTASIGSFAIKIPELSADPDKDEKQIQSSVERFTQLRIKQRLEETLELPPLPESAQRIIKLRADPNADISDLTNIVEIDPSLAAQVVSWAASPYYSAPGKIKSVHDAIVRVLGFDMVLNLALGLALGKTLSTEQLSHRQVATYWRNAVYTAAAVEGLVTSIAREHRPSFGMAYLSGLLSNIGTLILAEVFPPYLNNIMRLSDANPHVPVAAVEQHCIKVTGNQIASWLLDNWNMPQEVVIALRQQNNIDYSDHHQTYSKLIYLAKRMLANHGFGTAYGGAIPMQLFKSLHLDPETADITIENLLESGDDLDDIADKLRG; this is encoded by the coding sequence ATGCTCGAAACTCAAAAGGTGCATTACAACATCACCGAGATGGATTTACGGAATCCAAAGCTACCGGTTACACCAAATACCGGGAATAGCTGTGTTGTCAGGTCAATACTTGTTGAAGATGCCCAAGGCAGAGCACAGGTTTTGATTCCTAGCGATACCATGTTGGATCTGGATTCCATGTACCAACAGTTTGCACGTAACTTTGTTGCGGTGCCGAACTCGGAAGTCCGCCCTCTCATAAACGAGCATCACCTTACGGCCGTTCCAGCCATACCACGCTGGCAGGGTATGCCCACACTGGTTGAAGCCAGTTTATTGCAGCGGGAGAACTTGCTGCTAGAAACCGGTGACCAGCACAGTATGCTTGAACTCGATCACAATGGCTTCAGCAGTATTATTAAAACCGCCAGCATTGGCAGTTTTGCGATAAAGATTCCCGAGTTATCTGCCGACCCGGATAAAGACGAAAAACAAATTCAGTCCAGCGTAGAGCGCTTTACTCAACTTAGAATTAAGCAGCGCCTGGAAGAAACTCTTGAGCTTCCGCCCTTACCAGAAAGTGCACAGCGAATTATTAAGCTTCGCGCAGACCCCAATGCCGATATTAGCGATCTCACCAATATTGTTGAAATTGATCCTAGCCTTGCAGCTCAAGTTGTGAGCTGGGCGGCATCGCCTTATTACTCTGCTCCAGGAAAAATAAAATCTGTTCACGACGCGATTGTTCGTGTACTGGGTTTCGATATGGTACTTAACCTGGCACTGGGTTTGGCCCTTGGCAAAACCTTATCCACCGAGCAACTAAGCCACAGACAAGTTGCAACCTATTGGCGCAACGCGGTGTATACCGCTGCGGCAGTTGAGGGGTTGGTGACATCCATTGCGCGTGAACACCGCCCCAGTTTTGGTATGGCTTACTTGTCGGGCCTGCTCAGCAATATTGGTACGCTCATTCTTGCTGAGGTATTTCCTCCATACCTAAACAATATCATGCGTCTTTCTGATGCCAATCCCCACGTTCCTGTCGCGGCAGTTGAACAACACTGCATTAAAGTAACGGGCAATCAGATTGCATCTTGGTTGTTAGATAACTGGAATATGCCGCAGGAAGTGGTCATAGCTTTACGCCAACAAAACAACATTGACTATTCCGATCACCACCAAACCTACTCTAAACTCATTTATCTGGCCAAACGTATGCTTGCCAATCACGGTTTTGGTACAGCGTATGGCGGGGCCATTCCAATGCAACTCTTTAAGTCTTTGCACCTCGACCCAGAAACGGCGGACATTACGATTGAAAACCTATTGGAATCCGGCGACGACTTAGACGATATTGCCGATAAACTCCGCGGTTAG